From the genome of Drosophila melanogaster chromosome 2L, one region includes:
- the amos gene encoding absent MD neurons and olfactory sensilla — protein MLTNNELMEQFYFPDEAPAIPEFLSNDTFQQLEQLMYQQEFSTSDSQSDGANSCSLEMYYDTPSVLELEHMLNAQEQQQHHLQANPLGKNQGRSPRYWNKQQRSKPYDKLSTSMSSSTSSASSSSSSSAGFGGEVLKKRRLAANARERRRMNSLNDAFDKLRDVVPSLGHDRRLSKYETLQMAQAYIGDLVTLLSRDY, from the coding sequence ATGTTGACCAACAACGAGCTAATGGAGCAGTTCTACTTCCCCGACGAAGCCCCAGCGATTCCCGAGTTCCTGAGCAACGACACCTTCCAGCAGTTGGAGCAGCTCATGTACCAGCAGGAGTTCAGCACCAGCGACAGCCAGTCGGATGGCGCCAACAGTTGCTCCTTGGAGATGTATTACGATACGCCGTCTGTCCTGGAATTGGAGCACATGCTGAATgcccaggagcagcagcagcaccaccttCAAGCGAATCCCTTGGGCAAGAATCAGGGCAGAAGTCCAAGGTACTGGAACAAGCAGCAGAGGAGCAAGCCATACGACAAGCTGTCCACTTCCATGTCATCATCTACATCCTCCGCCTCTTCGAGCAGTTCATCGTCCGCGGGATTCGGTGGCGAAGTCCTCAAAAAACGGCGACTGGCCGCCAATGCTCGGGAACGGAGGCGGATGAACAGCCTGAACGATGCCTTCGACAAGTTGAGAGATGTGGTTCCATCACTCGGCCACGATCGGCGACTCTCCAAATACGAAACTCTGCAAATGGCGCAAGCATACATCGGGGATCTGGTCACGTTGCTGTCCAGAGACTACTAG
- the CG10413 gene encoding uncharacterized protein, isoform A, producing MSASAEQETAPIANSRSGRTGSVFRSFGSLFGGSQNSGDRPHTPQDGDGYVEFGMQDPDRSGRTLGTFAGVFSPVALSMFSALVFIRVGYIVGNAGLYVTLLQFLIAYGILLFTVASVCAISTNGAIEGGGVYFMISRTLGLEFGGSIGTLFFFANVVGSAMAISGCTEGIMDNFGPRGHFVSGDSHLPDGDWWRFLTSSMINTLQLLVCLVGAALFAKTSVIILATVTVCLFATYFSFLFVGATNNTIPVPGDNILSNTTTFLDYTGLNATTLRDNLGSHYGRDYTSNGKQVDFSTTFGVLFSGVTGIMAGANMSGELKNPSKSIPYGTLSAVAFTFVSYIILSFLMSCTTPYFTMQNNYLFLMPVNLWPPFTAIGILTATFSTSLSNLIGSSRILEALSKDQVFGSLLNFVIHGTWKGNPIAAVAVSWCLVECILLIGSFNIIAQINSVLFMLSYLATNLACLGIELTGAPNFRPLFKFFTWHTCLVGLLGTLIMMFVINFIYASSCIILCLILVIALHLFSPATQAAQWGSISQALMFHQVRKYLLMLDPRKDHVKFWRPQILLLVSSPRSCCPLVDFVNDLKKSGLYIIGHVKLGDFKGIEDAEDNQQWWSFLDHMRVKAFTEVTLSRSIREGVQHLIRLSGIGAMKPNTIILGFYDSEAPRDFFQNGSSPYKTDDFNNGEIQNFPIRRDGDPKQFQIQEYVQILCDTLRMKKNLCLCRNFQRLDKNFISMSKHVKYIDVWPINIFNPTSGDPFDMVSLFMMQLAVIMLAKWKHLRVRIFLCEANDERTVGTFDTQTPQMEIFSKMKLEQSLKELRITADIVEIQEWSRDTDFSRHARTLKQFTAQADNVVLEDDDEVGEETLNRSLLYMQRANQIIRERSDQTALSFIYLAAPPKLSAPDFAQRSASYMELLTELTADLPPTILVHGVSTVTSTTL from the exons ATGAGCGCCTCCGCGGAGCAGGAGACGGCTCCCATAGCTAATTCCCGTAGTGGTCGTACGGGCAGTGTTTTCCGCAGTTTCGGATCTTTATTCGGCGGCAGCCAAAACAGTGGCGATCGCCCCCACACCCCGCAGGATGGCGACGGATATGTGGAGTTCGGAATGCAGGACCCGGATCGTAGTGGCCGTACGCTCGGTACCTTTGCCGGAGTTTTTAGTCCAGTGGCTTTGTCCATGTTTAGTGCTTTGGTCTTCATTCGAGTCG GGTACATCGTCGGAAATGCGGGCCTGTATGTAACCCTGCTGCAGTTCCTCATCGCCTACGGAATTCTGCTCTTCACGGTGGCTTCGGTCTGCGCCATTTCCACCAATGGAGCCATCGAGGGAGGGGGAGTTTATT TCATGATTAGTCGAACGCTGGGACTGGAGTTTGGTGGCTCGATCGGAACCCTCTTTTTCTTTGCCAATGTGGTGGGATCTGCAATGGCCATATCCGGCTGCACTGAGGGCATCATGGATAACTTCGGACCGCGTGGCCATTTTGTGAGCGGGGACTCCCACCTACCGGATGGGGATTGGTGGCGTTTCCTTACCAGCAGCATGATAAACACCCTGCAACTGCTGGTTTGCCTGGTGGGCGCCGCTCTGTTCGCCAAGACGTCAGTGATTATTTTGGCCACCGTCACCGTTTGCCTGTTCGCCACTTACTTTAGTTTTCTATTTGTGGGCGCCACCAATAACACG ATACCCGTTCCTGgggacaatattttatcgaaTACCACAACATTTCTCGACTATACAGGGCTGAATGCCACAACGCTGCGGGATAATCTAGGATCCCACTACGGTCGCGATTACACGTCGAATGGCAAACAAGTCGATTTCTCCACCACCTTCGGTGTGCTGTTTTCCGGAGTCACTGGAATAATGGCGGGAGCGAATATGTCCGGAGAACTGAAGAACCCATCAAAGAGTATTCCCTATGGCACTCTCTCGGCAGTGGCGTTTACCTTCGTCTCCTACATCATCCTGTCCTTCCTCATGAGCTGCACGACTCCGTACTTTACCATGCAGAACAATTACCTGTTCCTGATGCCCGTGAATCTTTGGCCTCCATTTACGGCGATCGGCATTTTGACCGCCACCTTTTCAACAAGTCTGAGCAATCTGATTGGATCCAGCAGGATTCTGGAGGCATTGTCTAAGGATCAAGTGTTTGGCAGTCTTCTAAACTTTGTGATTCATGGAACTTGGAAGGGCAATCCCATTGCAGCGGTTGCTGTCAGCTGGTGTCTCGTGGAGTGCATTCTGCTTATTGGATCCTTCAACATCATCGCCCAGATAAATTCGGTGCTCTTCATGCTCTCCTATTTAGCCACCAACCTGGCTTGCTTGGGCATTGAACTCACGGGAGCTCCAAACTTCCGGCCGCTATTTAAGTTCTTCACCTGGCACACCTGTCTGGTTGGATTACTGGGCACTCTGATCATGATGTTTGTGATTAACTTCATCTACGCCTCTTCGTGCATTATACTGTGCCTCATCCTGGTGATTGCTTTACATTTGTTCTCGCCTGCCACTCAGGCAGCGCAATGGGGCTCGATCTCCCAGGCTTTGATGTTCCACCAGGTGCGAAAGTATCTGTTAATGCTGGATCCCCGCAAGGATCACGTTAAGTTCTGGCGTCCGCAGATCTTACTGCTCGTGTCATCGCCACGTTCCTGCTGCCCGCTGGTTGACTTTGTAAATGATCTCAAAAAGAGCGGTCTGTACATCATTGGTCATGTAAAATTGGGTGACTTCAAAGGCATCGAAGATGCCGAGGACAACCAGCAGTGGTGGTCATTTCTAGATCACATGAGAGTCAAGGCCTTTACAGAGGTCACTCTCAGTCGGAGCATCCGCGAGGGAGTCCAGCACCTGATTCGCTTATCAGGAATTGGAGCAATGAAACCAAACACGATTATCTTGGGTTTCTACGACAGCGAGGCTCCCAGGGacttttttcaaaa CGGTTCCTCCCCCTATAAAACCGATGACTTTAACAATGGCGAAATTCAAAACTTCCCCATTCGACGCGATGGCGATCCGAAGCAATTCCAAATTCAGGAGTACGTTCAGATCCTGTGCGACACCCTTAGGATGAAGAAGAATCTGTGCTTGTGCAGAAATTTCCAAAGATTGGACAAAAACTTTATTTCCAT GAGCAAACATGTGAAGTACATTGATGTGTGGCCCATCAATATATTCAATCCAACATCTGGAGATCCCTTCGATATGGTGTCTTTGTTCATGATGCAATTGGCGGTGATTATGCTGGCCAAATGGAAGCATCTGAGAGTGAGGATTTTCCTGTGCGAGGCCAACGACGAGCGGACAGTGGG CACTTTCGACACCCAGACCCCGCAAATGGAGATTTTCTCGAAAATGAAGCTGGAGCAGTCTCTTAAGGAGCTGCGCATCACAGCCGACATTGTGGAGATCCAGGAGTGGAGTCGGGACACCGACTTCAGCCGACATGCACGCACCCTCAAGCAGTTCACCGCTCAGGCGGACAATGTGGTGCTGGAGGATGATGACGAGGTGGGCGAGGAGACCCTGAATCGCTCCCTTCTCTACATGCAGCGTGCCAATCAAATCATACGCGAACGCTCGGATCAGACGGCATTATCGTTCATCTATCTGGCCGCTCCGCCAAAGCTCTCGGCGCCGGATTTCGCGCAACGCAGCGCCAGCTATATGGAACTGCTAACCGAACTGACCGCCGATTTGCCGCCCACCATTCTCGTCCATGGTGTCAGCACGGTGACCTCCACAACGCTCTAG
- the CG31789 gene encoding uncharacterized protein, isoform C, with protein MKALQFALVFSAILAIAFAANASWGAKLSSSKLVSTQNVTIYKKANQYVSSLISFPLAGQSNTKTIRYISITDRFTNSSGPYSTLWSGGPGFINAQVNVTSQFSQGINVTAQFWVDA; from the exons ATGAAGGCCTTGCAATTCGCTCTTGTATTTTCGGCCATTCTGGCCATTGCCTTCGCTGCAAATGCCAGTTGGGGAGCCAAATTGTCCAGCAGTAAGTTGGTCAGCACTCAGAACGTGACCATCTACAAGAAGGCCAACCAATATGTGAGCAGTCTCATCAGTTTCCCACTGGCG GGCCAGAGCAACACTAAAACCATTCGGTACATTAGCATAACTGATAGGTTTACCAACAGTTCGGGACCTTACTCCACCTTGTGGTCCGGTGGACCAGGATTCATCAATGCCCAGGTCAATGTCACAAGCCAGTTTTCTCAAGGAATCAATGTAACTGCTCAATTTTGGGTGGATGCCTAA
- the CG10333 gene encoding uncharacterized protein: MVNDKKRRSRSRERHREDRPAVGNPRDRERERDRVRERDRQFDREKERRQRRSRSREDRNRRRSPERQRPRDNVRERSRERGGGAGGGGGGGAEKKAKMDTGDAPPKPLIVDDEEQQDGKEAKVKKEPLSLEELLDKKKREEEARSKPVFLTKEQRALEAIKRRQEEVERQRAAHDAAREQMAAASKVSISMGTAMASGAPPPAIVAPPPKPDRRERGGGRDRGDRIDRGERGDDKRAEDLTHKDKEKELEAIRERYLGIIKKKRRVRRLNDRKFVFDWDAGEDTSIDYNNLYKERHHVQFFGRGNVAGIDIKEQKRTQSKFYGDLLEKRRTEAEKEQEKVRLKKMKRKEDKQKWDDRHWSEKENDEMTERDWRIFREDYNVTIKGGRIPNPIRSWNESGFPKEIIDIIDKVGYKEPTPIQRQAIPIGLQNRDIIGVAETGSGKTLAFLIPLLSWIQSLPKIERLEDVDQGPYAIIMAPTRELAQQIEEETTKFGQPLGIRTVVVVGGLSREEQGFRLRLGCEIVIATPGRLIDVLENRYLVLNQCTYIVLDEADRMIDMGFEPDVQKILEYMPVTNLKPDTEEAEDETKLMENFYTKKKYRQTVMFTATMPPAVERLARTYLRRPATVYIGSVGKPTERTEQIVYMMGENDKRKKLMEILSRKIDPPVIIFVNQKKGADVLAKGLEKLGYNSCTLHGGKGQEQREYALAALKSGAKDILVATDVAGRGIDIKDVSLVINYDMAKTIEDYTHRIGRTGRAGKTGCAISFVTKDDSALFYDLKQCVSASPVSTCPPELMNHPEAQHKPGTVVTKKRREEKIFA; the protein is encoded by the exons ATGGTTAACGATAAAAAGCGTCGCTCACGATCGCGGGAGCGTCACAGGGAGGATCGTCCGGCCGTGGGCAATCCGCGGgatcgagagcgagagagggaTCGTGTGAGGGAACGAGATAGGCAGTTCGATAGGGAGAAGGAAAGACGCCAACGTCGCTCGCGTTCCCG AGAGGACCGCAACAGGCGAAGGTCACCCGAACGTCAAAGGCCTAGGGATAATGTCCGAGAAAGGTCAAGAGAAAGAGGTGGTGGCGCcggtggtggaggaggaggtggtgcgGAAAAGAAGGCCAAAATGGATACTGGCGATGCCCCACCCAAACCTTTAATTGTTGACGACGAGGAGCAACAGGACGGCAAGGAAGCAAAGGTGAAGAAAGAGCCGCTTTCGCTGGAGGAACTGCTGGACAAAAAGAAACGCGAGGAGGAAGCCAGAAGCAAGCCAGTTTTCCTAACCAAGGAGCAAAGAGCCCTGGAGGCCATCAAGCGACGCCAGGAGGAAGTGGAGCGCCAGCGAGCTGCCCATGATGCTGCCCGTGAGCAAATGGCTGCCGCCAGCAAGGTCAGTATCTCTATGGGCACGGCCATGGCATCAGGAGCTCCGCCGCCTGCAATTGTGGCACCGCCACCCAAACCGGATCGTCGGGAACGAGGAGGTGGTCGGGATCGAGGCGACAGAATTGACAGAGGAGAACGTGGCGATGACAAGCGAGCTGAAGACCTCACCCACAAAGACAAGGAAAAGGAATTAGAAGCCATTCGAGAACGCTACCTGGGCATAATCAAGAAGAAGCGCCGGGTTCGCCGACTCAACGACcgcaaatttgtttttgattggGATGCTGGAGAAGATACCTCCATTGACTACAACAATCTCTACAAGGAACGCCATCATGTGCAATTCTTTGGCAGAGGAAATGTGGCTGGCATCGATATCAAAGAACAAAAGCGTACCCAGAGCAAATTCTATGGAGATCTGCTGGAAAAAAGGCGAACCGAGGCGGAGAAGGAACAGGAGAAAGTGCGACTAAAGAAGATGAAGCGCAAGGAGGACAAGCAGAAGTGGGACGATCGACATTGGTCCGAGAAGGAAAATGATGAAATGACTGAACGCGATTGGCGTATCTTCAGGGAGGACTACAATGTTACAATTAAGGGTGGGAGAATTCCCAATCCCATCCGAAGTTGGAATGAGTCCGGATTTCCCAAGGAGATCATCGACATTATCGACAAAGTGGGCTACAAGGAACCAACGCCCATTCAGAGGCAAGCTATACCCATTGGTTTGCAGAACAGGGATATTATTGGCGTCGCTGAGACCGGTTCCGGTAAAACATTGGCATTCCTCATACCCCTGCTCTCTTGGATTCAGTCCTTGCCCAAGATCGAGCGTCTGGAGGATGTGGACCAAGGACCCTATGCCATTATAATGGCTCCCACGCGTGAATTGGCCCAGCAAATCGAGGAGGAAACAACCAAGTTTGGACAACCTTTGGGCATACGAACTGTGGTCGTTGTGGGTGGTTTGTCAAGAGAGGAGCAGGGCTTCCGCCTGCGATTGGGCTGCGAGATTGTCATTGCTACGCCAGGTCGTCTCATTGATGTGCTGGAAAATCGGTATTTGGTGCTGAACCAATGTACATACATTGTCCTCGATGAAGCCGATCGTATGATAGACATGGGCTTCGAGCCAGATGTTCAAAAGATCTTGGAGTACATGCCCGTCACCAACCTGAAGCCCGATACCGAGGAGGCTGAGGACGAAACAAAGCTGATGGAGAACTTCTACACTAAGAAGAAGTACCGCCAAACCGTGATGTTTACGGCAACGATGCCTCCGGCTGTGGAAAGATTAGCTCGCACATATCTCCGGCGACCGGCAACGGTTTACATCGGATCTGTTGGCAAGCCGACAGAGAGAACAGAGCAAATAGTGTACATGATGGGCGAGAACGACAAGCGCAAGAAGCTTATGGAGATTCTTTCGAGGAAAATCGATCCACCAGTTATTATCTTTGTTAATCAAAAGAAGGGCGCCGATGTTTTGGCTAAGGGTCTGGAGAAACTCGGCTACAACTCGTGCACATTGCACGGTGGCAAGGGTCAGGAGCAGAGAGAGTATGCTTTGGCTGCTTTGAAGTCAGGCGCAAAGGACATCCTGGTGGCCACCGACGTCGCTGGTCGTGGTATCGACATCAAGGACGTGTCCTTGGTTATTAACTATGACATGGCCAAGACCATCGAGGATTACACACATCGTATCGGTCGTACGGGTCGTGCCGGCAAAACCGGTTGTGCCATTTCGTTTGTCACCAAGGACGATAGCGCTTTGTTCTACGATCTAAAGCAATGTGTGTCTGCAAGTCCTGTCTCGACCTGTCCGCCGGAGCTAATGAATCACCCGGAAGCGCAGCACAAGCCTGGCACGGTGGTTACCAAAAAGCGCAGGGAGGAAAAAATATTCGCCTAA
- the Atac2 gene encoding Ada2a-containing complex component 2 has product MNRPSNWDDPQGPCRYCESPVEDDNYLECQECRRMVHIKCLPHACTPGDLLGDVFFEFTCVKCVLDKAKESVIPSDLEPIKEVIVRQRIPWLLVLTLTLYNLSIKQKGLGHHGFFHWRTHIISFVDKNWNYIFGPNVRRRKQWTGSVSGALSHNSPEYFQSGLDVFQENGWWKLAKPFQTPRSVLKEYEKKQQLRLQMRIEKRLPAADETSCSSEISVADHAQDNPPLIKAEAEKPSSTEGCARTIPYMGRLPKIQTQPSPLSQETLPGPPILQENIAPPSQKEEEPQNQPMSMVQAGLMDFLAESLESDDFTMFGNLPGIMPPPLIGAGKNDFFMTEPLLHAPLNNEGLFDMDTNFAIPNTADETKPISTEEPAAESSEEQKEGEVEDEKPEEDESPDYQPRIVQVTNYQAQEANESIKEEPLEEIMQDDDVTTNSKSSILEPCKPSGFVRQPRRNWPWLQEAQDPDDMAIPSENLKLINAYEEQKLYQRLDRIFALEHQCHISIPAYVRRLYRKLSLRKWKRDHNRHIFNLDEHIDPLGRARLKMLGHQKAEILDRYQLLAHSRQDARSSFHARLAGCTQYELFESPYSQRVLHPFIFRSETMAPPWLKLMCELQHRVNGSHPTRSTIDFCFVRPQHIPAVNALLQSTFWPNIDVSECLSYPDYSVVALYKKLVIGCGFLVPDVGYNEAYISFMAVRPCWQRSGIASFMLYHLIQTCMSKDITLHVSATNAAVMLYQKFGFKMEEIILDFYDKYLPLDSKQSRNAFFLRLQR; this is encoded by the exons ATGAATCGGCCCAGTAACTGGGATGATCCCCAGGGACCATGCCGCTACTGTGAATCGCCGGTGGAGGACGACAACTACCTGGAGTGCCAGGAATGCAGGCGGATGGTTCACATCAAATGCCTGCCGCATGCTTGCACGCCCGGAGATCTTTTAGGCGACGTTTTCTTCGAGTTCACGTGCGTCAAGTGTGTGCTGGATAAAGCTAAGGAATCGGTCATACCCTCAGATCTAGAACCCATTAAGGAAGTGATCGTGCGCCAAAGGATACCTTGGCTGCTGGTGCTCACCCTAACGCTCTACAATCTGTCCATCAAACAAAAGGGCTTGGGACACCATGGATTCTTCCATTGGCGCACGCACATCATCAGTTTTGTGGACAAGAACTGGAACTATATATTCGGTCCCAATGT GCGGCGTCGCAAGCAATGGACTGGTTCCGTATCCGGCGCACTGTCCCACAACAGTCCGGAGTACTTTCAGTCTGGTCTGGATGTCTTTCAGGAGAACGGCTGGTGGAAACTGGCCAAGCCCTTTCAAACCCCAAGAAGCGTTCTCAAAGAAT ATGAGAAAAAGCAACAGTTGCGGCTACAAATGCGTATTGAAAAGCGGTTGCCTGCAGCGGACGAGACCAGCTGTAGCAGCGAGATCTCAGTGGCGGATCATGCCCAGGATAACCCACCGCTTATTAAAGCAGAAGCTGAGAAACCCAGTTCAACAGAGGGCTGTGCGCGAACAAT TCCCTACATGGGCCGTTTGCCAAAGATACAAACACAACCTTCACCCTTGTCACAGGAAACGCTTCCAGGGCCACCAATTCTTCAAGAAAATATAGCGCCACCAAGTCAGAAGGAGGAAGAACCACAGAATCAGCCTATGAGCATGGTCCAAGCAGGCCTGATGGATTTTCTGGCTGAAAGTTTGGAAAGCGATGATTTTACCATGTTTGGTAACCTACCAGGCATAATGCCCCCACCCCTGATTGGAGCGGGTAAAAATGATTTCTTCATGACCGAGCCGTTGCTTCACGCACCTTTGAATAATGAAGGTCTTTTCGACATGGATACAAATTTTGCCATACCAAATACCGCTGATGAGACCAAACCCATATCAACAGAAGAACCTGCAGCCGAAAGCAGCGAGGAACAAAAAGAAGGCGAGGTAGAAGATGAAAAGCCAGAAGAGGACGAATCACCCGACTATCAGCCACGCATCGTACAGGTTACAAATTACCAGGCGCAAGAGGCAAACGAAAGCATCAAAGAGGAACCACTAGAAGAGATAATGCAAGATGATGACGTCACGACAAATAGCAAATCCTCTATCCTAGAGCCTTGCAAACCGAGTGGATTTGTCAGACAACCACGGCGAAATTGGCCCTGGTTGCAGGAGGCGCAGGATCCCGATGACATGGCCATTCCTAGCGAAAATCTCAAACTAATAAATGCATACGAAGAACAGAAGTTGTACCAGCGACTCGATAGAATATTCGCACTGGAGCATCAGTGCCACATATCCATACCTGCCTATGTGCGGCGCCTATATCGAAAACTTTCTCttcgaaaatggaaaagggaCCACAATCGACACATATTTAACTTGGACGAGCACATAGATCCCCTGGGAAGAGCACGCCTAAAGATGCTGGGTCATCAGAAGGCCGAAATTCTTGACAGATATCAGTTGTTAGCCCATTCACGACAAGATGCAAGGAGCTCCTTTCACGCCCGCCTGGCGGGATGCACTCAATACGAGCTCTTTGAATCGCCCTACTCTCAAAGAGTTCTTCATCCATTTATCTTTCGGAGCGAAACGATGGCTCCTCCATGGCTGAAGCTTATGTGCGAGCTGCAGCATAGAGTAAACGGATCTCATCCCACAAGATCTACCATCGACTTCTGTTTTGTGAGACCGCAGCATATTCCGGCCGTAAACGCATTACTCCAAAGtactttttggccaaacatTGATG TAAGCGAGTGTTTGAGCTACCCGGACTACAGTGTAGTGGCGTTGTACAAGAAACTGGTCATCGGTTGCGGATTCCTAGTGCCCGACGTAGGTTACAACGAGGCCTACATCTCATTCATGGCGGTGCGGCCGTGCTGGCAACGCAGTGGCATCGCCAGCTTCATGTTATATCACCTTATCCAGACATGTATGTCCAAGGACATAACGTTGCACGTTTCCGCCACCAACGCGGCCGTCATGTTGTACCAGAAATTCGGATTTAAGATGGAGGAAATCATCTTGGACTTTTATGACAAGTATCTGCCTCTGGACTCGAAACAGAGCAGAAATGCCTTCTTTTTGAGATTACAAAGATGA